The Denitrificimonas caeni genome has a segment encoding these proteins:
- a CDS encoding leucyl aminopeptidase, with amino-acid sequence MDFLVTTHSVETLPSSALVLTVNEELKLDSQGQQIDKLCAGAISAVLKAGDMQGKIGQTLLLHNLANLKAQRVLLVGIGKDAELTDRNTRKLVSAILNTFKNLAIKDASLAFAELAIKNRDTYASARLVTECLIDGLYVFDQFKSEKAPAVKLSTITLLCTAEQEAAVTKACKEGQAIATGMAFTRDLGNMPPNICHPRYLAEQAKELSKHNSKLKVDILEEEQLKELGAGALLAVAQGSDQPPRLIVMHYQGGKDNEQPYVLVGKGITFDTGGISLKPGAGMDEMKYDMGGAASVLGTMKAVLELELPINVIGVLTCAENMPSGGATRPGDIVTTMSGQTVEILNTDAEGRLVLCDALTYVERFKPKAVVNIATLTGACIVALGSNTSGLMGNSPELVASLLSAGQQASDVAWELPLFDDYQEQLDSPFADIANIGGPKAGTITAGCFLSRFTKEYPWAHLDIAGTAWISGGKEKGATGRPVPLLSQYLLDRVQ; translated from the coding sequence ATGGACTTTTTAGTCACAACCCATTCAGTTGAAACACTACCAAGCAGTGCACTTGTCTTAACCGTTAACGAAGAACTAAAACTCGATAGCCAAGGCCAACAGATCGATAAGCTATGCGCCGGTGCTATCAGCGCTGTACTCAAAGCGGGAGACATGCAAGGAAAAATTGGTCAAACCTTGCTGCTGCACAACTTAGCCAATCTTAAAGCGCAACGTGTATTACTGGTTGGCATTGGTAAAGACGCCGAACTCACTGATCGCAACACCCGCAAGTTAGTCAGCGCAATTCTCAATACGTTTAAAAACTTAGCCATTAAAGATGCCAGTCTTGCCTTTGCTGAACTGGCCATTAAAAACCGTGATACCTATGCCAGCGCACGTTTAGTCACTGAATGCCTGATTGATGGCCTCTACGTTTTTGATCAGTTCAAAAGTGAAAAAGCGCCTGCGGTAAAATTGAGCACAATCACTTTACTGTGCACTGCCGAACAAGAAGCAGCAGTCACTAAGGCCTGCAAAGAAGGCCAAGCCATTGCTACAGGTATGGCTTTTACCCGCGACCTGGGCAATATGCCACCTAACATTTGCCACCCTCGCTACCTCGCCGAACAGGCCAAAGAGCTGAGCAAGCACAACAGCAAGCTCAAGGTGGACATCTTAGAAGAAGAGCAGCTTAAAGAGCTGGGCGCTGGGGCCTTACTCGCAGTTGCCCAAGGCAGCGACCAGCCGCCACGCTTAATCGTCATGCACTATCAAGGTGGTAAAGATAACGAGCAACCTTATGTGCTCGTCGGTAAGGGCATTACCTTTGATACCGGTGGCATCAGCCTCAAACCCGGTGCAGGTATGGACGAAATGAAATACGACATGGGCGGTGCTGCCAGTGTTCTCGGGACAATGAAAGCCGTGCTAGAGCTGGAGCTGCCAATTAACGTCATTGGTGTTTTAACCTGTGCAGAAAACATGCCTAGCGGTGGCGCTACCCGCCCCGGCGATATCGTCACCACCATGAGCGGCCAGACCGTAGAGATCCTCAACACCGATGCCGAAGGCCGCCTAGTTTTATGTGACGCCCTAACTTACGTTGAGCGCTTTAAGCCTAAAGCGGTGGTGAATATCGCGACGCTGACCGGTGCCTGTATCGTTGCTCTAGGCAGCAATACCAGTGGTTTGATGGGTAACAGCCCAGAGTTAGTCGCCAGTCTCTTAAGCGCGGGCCAACAAGCCAGCGATGTGGCTTGGGAGTTACCATTATTTGATGACTACCAAGAGCAACTGGACAGCCCCTTTGCTGATATTGCCAATATCGGCGGGCCAAAAGCAGGCACTATTACTGCTGGTTGTTTCTTATCGCGCTTTACCAAAGAGTACCCTTGGGCACACTTGGATATCGCTGGCACTGCTTGGATCAGTGGCGGTAAAGAAAAAGGCGCAACCGGTCGTCCGGTCCCCCTATTGAGCCAATATTTATTGGATCGTGTGCAGTGA
- the purM gene encoding phosphoribosylformylglycinamidine cyclo-ligase, producing the protein MSNNKTSLSYKDAGVDIDAGEALVERIKGVAKRTARPEVLGGLGGFGALCEIPEGYRQPVLVSGTDGVGTKLRLAIDLNKHEKIGIDLVAMCVNDLIVSGAEPLFFLDYYATGKLNVDIAAQVVTGIGEGCEQAGCALVGGETAEMPGMYSGEDYDLAGFCVGVVEKSEIIDGSKVAAGDVLIALPSSGPHSNGYSLIRKIIEVAGADIKETQLDGQPLSDLLMAPTRIYVKPLLKLIKETGAVKAMSHITGGGLVENLPRVLPANSQAVIDVASWTRPAVFDWLQEQGNVDEVEMHRVLNCGVGMVICVAAEQQAAVLAHLQASGEKPWIIGHIQAAAENAERIVLNNLKSH; encoded by the coding sequence ATGAGCAACAACAAAACCTCTTTAAGCTACAAGGACGCAGGTGTCGATATTGACGCTGGTGAAGCATTGGTTGAACGCATTAAAGGCGTTGCTAAACGCACTGCACGTCCTGAAGTTCTTGGCGGCCTTGGTGGCTTTGGCGCTTTATGTGAAATCCCCGAAGGTTACCGCCAGCCTGTATTAGTTTCAGGCACTGACGGTGTGGGCACTAAGCTACGTTTAGCCATAGACCTGAATAAGCACGAAAAAATCGGTATTGATCTCGTTGCGATGTGCGTTAACGACTTAATCGTCAGCGGCGCAGAACCTTTGTTCTTTTTAGATTACTATGCCACCGGCAAACTCAATGTGGATATCGCAGCCCAAGTGGTAACTGGGATTGGCGAAGGCTGCGAGCAAGCCGGTTGTGCACTCGTCGGCGGTGAAACTGCTGAAATGCCTGGCATGTACAGTGGCGAAGACTATGATTTAGCAGGCTTTTGTGTCGGCGTCGTGGAAAAATCTGAAATCATTGATGGCTCTAAAGTAGCTGCTGGCGATGTATTGATTGCTTTGCCTTCTTCAGGTCCACACTCCAATGGCTATTCATTGATTCGTAAAATCATTGAAGTTGCCGGCGCTGATATTAAAGAGACGCAATTAGATGGTCAGCCACTCAGTGACTTACTGATGGCGCCAACACGTATTTACGTGAAACCCTTACTCAAGCTCATCAAAGAAACGGGCGCGGTCAAAGCCATGTCGCACATCACTGGCGGCGGCTTAGTAGAGAACCTGCCTCGAGTGCTGCCAGCCAACTCACAAGCAGTGATTGATGTGGCCAGTTGGACGCGCCCTGCAGTCTTTGATTGGCTGCAAGAGCAAGGTAACGTTGATGAAGTTGAAATGCACCGCGTACTCAACTGCGGCGTGGGCATGGTGATATGTGTTGCTGCTGAGCAGCAAGCGGCAGTCCTCGCACACTTGCAAGCATCAGGCGAAAAGCCTTGGATCATTGGTCACATTCAAGCTGCCGCTGAAAATGCTGAGCGTATTGTTCTTAACAACTTAAAAAGCCATTAA
- the purN gene encoding phosphoribosylglycinamide formyltransferase has protein sequence MSDSNTCNIVVLISGSGSNLQAIIDDLAEHPTAKIRAVISNSADAYGLVRAQQAGIAQHVLNHKEFADRLAFDSALIEVIDQYQPDLVVLAGFMRILTPEFTRHYAQRLLNIHPSLLPKHKGLETHQRAIAAGDTEHGCSVHFVTEELDGGPVVIQASLAISADDNAEQLAQKVHALEHQVYPLAVRWFAEGRLQLHQHKAMLDGQLLGPSGFKFQP, from the coding sequence ATGTCCGACTCTAACACCTGCAATATTGTTGTCCTGATCTCCGGATCAGGCAGCAATCTACAAGCCATTATCGATGACTTAGCTGAGCACCCCACTGCCAAAATCAGAGCAGTAATCAGCAACAGCGCTGATGCTTATGGTTTAGTCCGTGCCCAGCAAGCAGGCATTGCCCAACATGTCCTCAACCATAAAGAGTTTGCTGATCGCCTAGCCTTTGACAGCGCTTTGATCGAGGTTATTGACCAATACCAACCTGACTTAGTGGTGCTTGCAGGTTTTATGCGTATTCTCACCCCAGAGTTTACCCGCCATTATGCGCAGCGCTTGCTCAATATTCATCCGTCCTTGCTACCGAAGCACAAAGGTCTGGAGACTCATCAGCGGGCCATTGCTGCCGGTGATACCGAGCACGGCTGCAGCGTTCACTTTGTTACCGAGGAACTCGACGGTGGCCCGGTAGTCATACAAGCGAGTTTAGCAATTTCTGCAGATGACAACGCTGAACAGTTAGCGCAGAAAGTGCATGCGCTCGAGCATCAAGTTTACCCGCTGGCTGTGCGCTGGTTTGCTGAAGGACGCCTGCAGTTACACCAGCACAAAGCCATGCTAGATGGACAACTTTTAGGCCCTTCTGGCTTTAAGTTTCAACCTTAG
- a CDS encoding DNA polymerase III subunit chi, whose product MKVEFYVLPSTQSADRLIAACRLAHKAWRAGFMTFIRCASAQQQAELDELLWTFRKASFIPHALYAEQNCAPVVLGINERPAHTPSVLINLHSELSTHLDCFSRVIEIVNQEPELLHICRQNFVRYRQLGYQPARVEL is encoded by the coding sequence GTGAAAGTAGAGTTTTACGTTTTACCTTCCACCCAATCGGCGGACCGCTTAATTGCGGCCTGCCGCTTGGCACATAAAGCTTGGCGCGCAGGTTTTATGACATTTATCCGCTGCGCCTCTGCACAGCAGCAAGCAGAGCTGGATGAGTTACTCTGGACTTTCCGCAAAGCCAGCTTTATCCCGCACGCGCTCTATGCTGAGCAAAACTGCGCTCCGGTGGTGTTGGGCATTAATGAACGCCCAGCACACACCCCCAGCGTGCTGATTAATTTACACAGTGAGCTCTCCACTCATTTGGATTGTTTTAGCCGTGTCATCGAAATTGTTAACCAAGAGCCTGAGCTGTTACACATTTGTCGGCAAAACTTTGTCCGTTACCGCCAGCTTGGTTATCAGCCTGCTCGGGTTGAGTTATAG
- the htpG gene encoding molecular chaperone HtpG, whose translation MAVEAQKETLGFQTEVKQLLHLMIHSLYSNKEIFLRELISNASDAADKLRFEALSAPELLEGDPELKIRISFDKDANTLTIEDNAIGMSRDEVVNHLGTIAKSGTAEFFKNLSGDAKKDSQLIGQFGVGFYSAFIVADKVEVFTRRAGAPAAEGVLWSSAGEGEFEISTIEKAERGSRIVLHLKKDDSEFADGFRLRNIITKYSDHVALPIELPKEVTGEDADGAAEVEWEVVNRASALWTRPRTEVKDEEYQEFYKHVAHDFEDPLAWSHNKVEGRLEYTSLLYVPTRAPFDLYQREAPRGLKLYVQRVFIMDQADEFLPLYLRFIKGVVDSNDLSLNVSREILQKDPVIDSMKSALTKRVLDMLEKMAKNSPEDYQKFWDAFGQVLKEGPAEDFSNKEKVAGLLRFASTQSGNDEQTVGLSQYIERMQDGQDKIYFLTGESYAQVKNSPHLEVFRKKGIEVLLLTDRIDEWLMSYLTDFDGKSFVDVARGDLDLGALDTEEDKQAQDEVAKSKEALVTRLKTVLGDQVADVRVSHRLTDSPAILAIGEQDLGLQMRQILEASGQKVPESKPVFEINPAHNLVEKLDAEADEQRFEDLSMILFDQAALAAGDSLKDPAAYVQRLNKLLVELSS comes from the coding sequence ATGGCTGTTGAAGCACAAAAAGAAACATTAGGTTTTCAGACAGAAGTCAAACAACTGCTGCATTTAATGATTCACTCGTTGTACTCGAACAAAGAGATTTTTTTACGCGAGTTAATTTCTAACGCCTCTGATGCGGCAGACAAACTGCGTTTTGAAGCGTTGTCTGCGCCTGAGTTGCTGGAAGGCGATCCTGAGTTAAAAATTCGTATCAGTTTTGATAAAGATGCCAACACCCTAACCATTGAGGACAATGCGATTGGTATGAGCCGTGACGAGGTGGTCAATCATCTCGGGACCATTGCTAAATCAGGTACCGCCGAGTTTTTCAAAAACCTATCCGGTGATGCGAAAAAAGACTCCCAGCTGATTGGTCAGTTTGGTGTGGGCTTTTACTCAGCCTTTATTGTGGCTGATAAAGTCGAAGTCTTTACCCGTCGGGCTGGCGCACCTGCCGCAGAGGGCGTGCTTTGGAGTTCGGCAGGCGAGGGCGAGTTTGAAATCTCGACCATTGAAAAGGCTGAGCGTGGTAGCCGTATTGTTTTACACCTAAAGAAAGACGACAGCGAGTTTGCTGATGGCTTTCGTTTACGCAATATCATTACCAAGTATTCAGACCATGTGGCCCTGCCCATTGAGCTGCCTAAAGAAGTCACAGGTGAAGACGCTGATGGCGCAGCAGAAGTGGAGTGGGAAGTGGTTAACCGGGCCAGCGCCCTATGGACTCGTCCGCGCACTGAAGTCAAAGACGAAGAGTATCAAGAGTTTTATAAGCATGTGGCCCATGACTTTGAGGACCCGCTGGCTTGGAGTCATAACAAGGTTGAAGGCCGCTTGGAGTACACTTCACTGCTGTATGTGCCCACCCGTGCGCCGTTTGATTTGTATCAGCGGGAAGCACCGCGCGGCCTAAAGCTTTACGTACAACGTGTATTTATTATGGATCAGGCGGATGAATTCCTGCCGCTGTACCTGCGCTTTATTAAGGGTGTGGTCGACTCCAATGACTTATCTCTGAACGTCTCGCGGGAAATTTTACAGAAAGATCCAGTGATCGACAGCATGAAGTCGGCTCTGACTAAACGCGTACTGGATATGCTGGAGAAAATGGCGAAAAACAGCCCTGAGGATTACCAGAAGTTCTGGGATGCCTTTGGTCAAGTGCTTAAGGAAGGTCCAGCTGAAGATTTCTCCAATAAAGAGAAAGTTGCTGGCCTGTTGCGCTTTGCTTCAACCCAGAGCGGGAATGATGAGCAAACTGTGGGGCTTAGCCAGTATATTGAGCGTATGCAGGATGGGCAGGACAAGATTTACTTCTTAACCGGCGAGAGCTATGCGCAGGTTAAAAATAGCCCACACCTAGAAGTATTCCGCAAAAAAGGCATCGAAGTGCTGCTGCTCACCGACCGCATTGACGAGTGGCTGATGAGCTACTTGACCGACTTTGACGGTAAGAGCTTTGTGGATGTGGCGCGTGGTGATTTAGATCTGGGCGCACTGGATACTGAAGAAGATAAGCAGGCGCAAGACGAAGTCGCTAAGAGTAAAGAAGCGCTAGTAACACGCTTGAAAACTGTTTTGGGTGATCAAGTGGCCGATGTGCGTGTATCCCACCGTCTAACGGATTCACCGGCTATTTTAGCCATTGGTGAGCAAGACTTAGGTTTGCAGATGCGCCAGATTCTTGAGGCCAGTGGTCAGAAAGTGCCTGAGTCGAAGCCCGTCTTTGAAATTAACCCAGCGCATAACTTAGTGGAGAAGCTCGATGCTGAGGCGGATGAGCAGCGCTTTGAAGACTTGTCGATGATCTTGTTTGATCAGGCAGCATTGGCGGCAGGCGATAGCTTGAAAGATCCTGCAGCTTATGTGCAGCGTCTGAATAAACTGCTGGTTGAGCTGAGCAGCTAA
- a CDS encoding MFS transporter, which yields MSALLILGGFLLIVLGLLWLLVLAFQTSLLWGVGSLLPPIMLLFILRCWKVARKAVVFIALGFIPLIVGITQLASVDSNRVEALLNLSWLQGVEEVQTKVDINLSGELSGQPFKPHYGELIDGVLVLREGNDFFAQRELRIALPASMVAAELQALRLDVLPQDVGSLPDIEIMWMLPKQGLPEARRIGRGYTLHLDLQRQPPNLLVGDFHLVLPPHFKTSMSGEVQLLTDRLHYIAGEVDRNHDAVSTLEYVLEDYLQRRFATPTVLLEPFETPMQFTAPLDITVTAHILGQQRSLPVRLLKNAQKGWYVEGDQYPEYVAQAAEVTGAAEEPLDAQKTPRPLDRRTRFSLQRLLVNPAQYENLQVHVQTTRGNQVTGRFVGLDTEGALVIHRQIKAPGTVSFSLLPSEISDINLLEP from the coding sequence ATGTCAGCCTTGTTAATTTTAGGTGGTTTTTTATTGATTGTGCTGGGCTTGCTTTGGTTGCTAGTGCTGGCATTCCAAACCAGCTTGCTGTGGGGCGTGGGCAGTTTATTGCCGCCGATTATGTTGTTGTTTATTTTGCGTTGTTGGAAAGTAGCGCGCAAAGCTGTGGTGTTTATAGCCTTAGGGTTTATTCCTTTAATTGTCGGTATTACTCAGTTGGCCAGCGTTGACTCTAACCGTGTGGAAGCACTACTGAACTTGAGTTGGTTGCAGGGCGTAGAAGAGGTGCAGACTAAAGTCGATATAAACCTGAGTGGAGAATTATCTGGGCAGCCGTTTAAGCCGCATTATGGCGAGTTGATTGATGGTGTTTTAGTCCTGCGTGAAGGCAATGATTTTTTTGCGCAGCGTGAATTGCGCATTGCCTTACCCGCCAGCATGGTGGCTGCAGAGTTGCAAGCATTACGTTTGGATGTGTTGCCGCAAGATGTTGGTAGCCTGCCGGATATTGAAATTATGTGGATGCTGCCTAAGCAGGGGTTGCCCGAGGCGCGGCGTATTGGTCGTGGTTACACCTTGCATCTGGATTTACAAAGACAGCCACCCAACTTATTAGTCGGTGATTTTCATTTGGTATTGCCGCCGCACTTTAAGACCTCCATGAGTGGCGAGGTGCAATTGCTGACAGATCGCCTTCACTATATAGCCGGTGAAGTTGACCGCAATCATGATGCAGTCAGCACCCTAGAATATGTGCTGGAAGATTACTTACAACGCCGCTTTGCTACGCCAACAGTATTGCTTGAACCCTTTGAAACACCCATGCAGTTTACTGCTCCTTTAGATATAACTGTTACCGCGCATATTTTAGGGCAGCAGCGTAGTCTGCCAGTGCGGCTGTTAAAAAACGCGCAAAAAGGCTGGTATGTGGAAGGTGATCAATACCCAGAGTATGTTGCGCAAGCTGCAGAGGTAACAGGAGCTGCTGAAGAGCCTCTTGATGCGCAGAAAACCCCGCGTCCGCTTGATCGGCGGACACGTTTTTCCTTGCAGAGGCTTTTGGTTAATCCTGCTCAGTACGAAAACCTGCAAGTGCATGTACAAACCACCCGAGGCAATCAAGTGACAGGCCGTTTTGTGGGCTTAGATACAGAGGGTGCATTGGTTATTCATCGCCAAATAAAGGCCCCAGGTACTGTTAGCTTCAGCTTGCTACCCAGTGAAATCAGCGACATCAACTTGCTTGAGCCATAA
- the lptG gene encoding LPS export ABC transporter permease LptG → MRRLDRYIGSTVFLAIVAVLGIITGLALLFAFIDELNDIEGAYTLLDAASYVGLTAPQRIYDMLPMAALIGCLVGLGTLASNSELTVIRAAGVSIRRIVWAVMKPMLVLMVVGLVVGEYLAPWTSSMAQANRSLAQSVGKAQSSKHGLWHRQGSEYIHINAVQPGGKLIGVTRYLFDDQQRLLGSSFAKQGLYQDGYWQLEDIVYTELQERSSSVRQAASERWDVEISPQLLNTVVMEPDTLPITGLWQYAHYLNDQGLNANRYWLAFWVKVLQPLVTAALVLMAISFVFGPLRSVTLGQRVFTGVVVGFVFRIAQDLLGPASLVFGFAPIVAVMLPALICAGCGLWLLKRAG, encoded by the coding sequence ATGCGTAGGCTGGATCGCTACATAGGTAGCACAGTGTTCTTAGCCATTGTTGCGGTGCTGGGTATTATTACCGGCTTGGCCTTATTGTTTGCCTTCATTGACGAGTTAAATGACATTGAAGGTGCTTATACCCTTTTGGATGCTGCCAGCTATGTGGGCTTGACTGCACCGCAGCGTATTTACGATATGTTACCTATGGCAGCCTTGATTGGTTGTTTAGTTGGGTTAGGGACTTTGGCCAGTAACAGTGAGCTGACGGTGATTCGTGCTGCTGGGGTTTCCATTCGCCGGATTGTTTGGGCGGTTATGAAACCCATGCTGGTGCTGATGGTGGTCGGACTGGTGGTTGGCGAGTATCTAGCACCTTGGACATCAAGCATGGCCCAGGCCAATCGTTCATTGGCACAATCAGTGGGCAAGGCGCAAAGCTCTAAGCATGGTTTATGGCACCGCCAAGGCAGTGAGTACATTCACATTAATGCGGTGCAGCCCGGTGGCAAATTAATCGGTGTCACCCGCTATTTGTTTGATGATCAGCAGCGTTTGCTAGGTTCGAGCTTCGCCAAGCAAGGGCTTTATCAGGATGGCTACTGGCAACTTGAAGATATTGTTTATACCGAATTACAAGAGCGCAGTAGCAGTGTTAGGCAAGCAGCCAGTGAGCGCTGGGATGTGGAAATCAGCCCACAATTGCTCAATACCGTAGTCATGGAGCCAGATACTCTACCTATTACTGGGCTGTGGCAGTACGCACACTATCTAAATGATCAAGGCTTGAATGCTAATCGCTATTGGCTGGCTTTTTGGGTCAAGGTGCTACAGCCCTTAGTGACTGCGGCCTTGGTCTTGATGGCCATTTCTTTTGTGTTTGGCCCGTTACGCTCGGTGACTTTGGGGCAGCGTGTGTTTACTGGGGTTGTGGTGGGGTTTGTCTTTCGCATTGCCCAAGATTTGCTTGGGCCGGCCAGCTTAGTCTTTGGTTTTGCCCCCATCGTTGCGGTGATGTTACCGGCGTTAATTTGTGCTGGTTGCGGTTTATGGCTGCTAAAACGGGCTGGCTAG
- a CDS encoding OsmC family protein, with the protein MAIKTLRATGHMGAGMTIEIMCGEHKVYMDQPKNAGGADLGPAPPELVLAAYAGCVGSLGRIIAFQDKINLRGMTFEVEADYDPDCLLGRETTARAGFQEMRLKVNIDADLDDAAKQAFLEKIEERCPVGDNLINATKLVTVLAK; encoded by the coding sequence ATGGCTATAAAAACTTTACGGGCAACCGGCCACATGGGTGCCGGAATGACCATTGAAATCATGTGCGGTGAGCACAAAGTGTACATGGACCAGCCTAAAAACGCTGGCGGTGCAGACTTAGGTCCGGCGCCACCTGAGTTGGTTCTCGCTGCCTATGCCGGCTGTGTAGGCAGCCTGGGACGCATTATTGCTTTCCAAGATAAAATTAACCTGCGCGGCATGACATTCGAAGTGGAAGCCGATTACGATCCAGACTGCTTATTGGGGCGTGAGACCACTGCCCGTGCTGGCTTCCAAGAAATGCGTTTAAAAGTAAACATTGATGCTGATTTGGATGATGCTGCCAAGCAAGCTTTTCTAGAAAAAATTGAAGAACGTTGTCCAGTGGGTGACAACCTGATTAACGCCACCAAATTGGTCACTGTTCTCGCTAAGTAA
- the lptF gene encoding LPS export ABC transporter permease LptF, which yields MIVFRYLSREVLLAFSAVSAVLLVIIMSGRFIKYLAQAAQGMLDPGVLLLIMGYRIPGFLQLILPLGLFLGILLAYGRLYLESEMTVLTATGMSEQRLLSYTLVPAFFIALVCAWLSFVLTPQGVQNVAQILNEQDALTEFDTLVPGRFQAMRDGSRVTYAQELSGGRDELRSVFISEKRDVRKPSDKEEGITVLVAQSGRQEIQEDGSRYLVLHDGYRYDGTPGDADYRVIHYDTYGVLLPKPEIEVKMGERETMRTAELLGSDQPRMQSELQWRLSIPLLVLIVTLIAVPLSRVNPRQGRFLKLLPAILLYMAYLALLVAARSALDKGRIPVAVGLWPVHGVFLLIGLLLVYWQPMRLKLAQRRAQKESQNA from the coding sequence TTGATAGTTTTTCGTTACCTTTCCCGAGAAGTTTTGCTGGCCTTTAGTGCGGTCAGTGCGGTTCTGCTTGTGATTATTATGAGCGGTCGTTTTATTAAATATCTGGCGCAAGCAGCACAGGGTATGCTTGATCCTGGCGTACTGCTATTGATTATGGGCTACCGCATTCCGGGGTTCTTGCAGTTGATTCTACCGCTAGGGCTCTTTTTAGGCATCTTACTGGCCTATGGTCGTTTATACCTAGAAAGTGAAATGACGGTGTTAACGGCCACGGGCATGAGCGAGCAGCGCTTATTGTCTTACACTTTAGTGCCAGCTTTTTTTATTGCGTTAGTCTGCGCCTGGCTGAGTTTTGTCTTGACCCCGCAAGGTGTGCAAAATGTTGCTCAAATCCTTAATGAGCAAGATGCGTTAACCGAATTTGATACTTTGGTGCCTGGGCGTTTCCAAGCTATGCGTGATGGCTCGCGGGTCACTTATGCGCAGGAGCTGTCCGGTGGTCGCGATGAATTGCGCAGTGTATTTATTTCGGAGAAGCGCGATGTGCGCAAACCCAGTGATAAAGAAGAAGGTATTACGGTTTTAGTGGCGCAGTCCGGTCGCCAAGAAATTCAAGAAGATGGCAGTCGCTACTTAGTATTGCATGATGGCTACCGCTATGACGGCACACCAGGTGATGCGGATTACCGCGTTATCCATTACGACACCTACGGTGTGTTGCTGCCTAAGCCTGAAATTGAAGTGAAAATGGGTGAGCGCGAAACCATGCGCACAGCTGAATTGCTGGGCAGTGATCAGCCGCGCATGCAGTCTGAATTGCAATGGCGCTTATCCATTCCGCTATTGGTTTTAATTGTTACTTTAATTGCTGTGCCGCTATCTCGGGTCAATCCACGGCAAGGGCGCTTTCTAAAGTTACTCCCTGCGATTTTATTGTATATGGCTTATTTAGCCTTATTGGTTGCCGCACGCAGCGCGCTGGATAAAGGCCGTATTCCTGTGGCGGTAGGGCTGTGGCCGGTGCACGGCGTGTTTTTGTTGATTGGTTTATTGTTGGTGTATTGGCAGCCGATGCGTTTAAAGCTGGCGCAGCGTCGAGCACAGAAGGAGTCGCAAAATGCGTAG
- a CDS encoding DUF3108 domain-containing protein, which yields MRRALFFILAAFSLPASLIAAPLQPFSANYTADWKQLPFSGKAERSLQADSNGTWKLEFSASMLVAGLNETSWLTLHNGEVRPLKYRYSRTGLGKSKSIKQDFDWTTQRVTGSDRGTPINATLIQGVQDKSSYQLALQRDVAEGKTSMSYQVFDGDELDTYDFRVLGEESVETMVGTVDAIKVERVRDPTQSKRITILWFAKDWDYLLVRLQQVEKDGKEYQIILEDATVNDKKVKGRS from the coding sequence ATGCGCCGCGCCTTATTTTTTATCCTGGCTGCTTTTAGTCTGCCGGCCAGCTTAATCGCTGCACCACTGCAGCCTTTCTCCGCTAACTACACGGCCGATTGGAAACAATTACCCTTTAGCGGTAAAGCTGAGCGTAGTTTACAAGCAGACAGTAATGGTACTTGGAAGCTTGAATTTTCTGCCTCGATGCTCGTAGCTGGCCTTAATGAAACCAGCTGGCTCACCTTACATAATGGCGAAGTACGCCCACTAAAATACCGCTATTCGCGCACAGGTTTAGGCAAATCCAAATCAATCAAGCAAGATTTTGACTGGACAACGCAACGTGTCACCGGCAGCGATCGTGGCACACCCATTAACGCTACCCTGATTCAAGGCGTTCAAGACAAGTCCTCTTACCAGCTCGCCTTACAGCGCGACGTTGCCGAGGGTAAAACCAGCATGTCTTACCAAGTGTTTGATGGCGATGAGCTCGACACCTATGATTTTCGTGTGCTGGGTGAAGAAAGCGTAGAGACTATGGTCGGTACTGTTGATGCCATTAAAGTAGAACGCGTACGTGACCCAACTCAAAGCAAGCGCATTACCATTTTATGGTTTGCTAAAGACTGGGATTATTTATTGGTGCGCTTGCAGCAAGTCGAAAAAGACGGCAAGGAATACCAAATCATCCTAGAAGACGCCACAGTAAATGACAAAAAAGTTAAGGGCCGCAGCTAA